A genomic segment from Montipora foliosa isolate CH-2021 chromosome 9, ASM3666993v2, whole genome shotgun sequence encodes:
- the LOC137971117 gene encoding protein-lysine N-methyltransferase EEF2KMT-like isoform X2 — MADRPNPESFQEIQRQYLQMNQLKRFIWKEIEQTSLDPETQREILNRTYFFTSNSKFPPSVSYQRLFLKQFLKLCEDKGSEICDEMYEAYGAVFSKVEQLDDKCYKMYTLPCGALITLEETQQYISEGTTGLHTWMAGEYLAEWALESRSIFQERNIIELGSGTGLTGLTICATSTSYQYIFTDCHEKVLETLECNLILNNFVKSCRPTGMSEITGRIKSTLSGQEDCLSKCSPSDGNCENTRKDQRHLHGMREERHYLEPYGCSWSCLACRALDTEDTTTTGGGRIAYYRRKSLLNFQHLNEECGRHSGNVQVSVRHLDWINWKMDHFAKLPLGIILAADVIYDVELIPYLVRTIHVLLSTSGDGVGRPVAYIASTIRNLTTYEFFINQLNLGQLENPVMDLLF; from the exons ATGGCGGACAGACCGAATCCAGAAAGTTTTCAAGAAATTCAAAGACAGTACTTACAAATGAATCAGTTGAAGAGGTTCATATGGAAA GAAATAGAGCAGACAAGTCTTGATCCTGAGACGCAAAGAGAAATACTAAACAGG ACCTACTTCTTCACATCAAATTCCAAGTTCCCTCCTTCAGTGTCATACCAAAGATTATTTTTGAAGCAGTTCCTTAAGCTTTGTGAAGACAAGGGCAGTGAAATATGTGATGAAATGTATGAAGCTTATGGGGCAGTGTTTAGCAAAGTAGAACAACTGGATGACAAGTGCTATAAAATGTACACATTG CCTTGTGGTGCATTGATAACCCTTGAAGAAACACAACAGTACATCTCCGAAGGAACAACTGGTCTTCACACCTGGATG GCAGGAGAGTATCTTGCAGAATGGGCTCTGGAAAGCCGATCAATATTTCAAGAAAG aaaCATAATTGAGTTAGGAAGTGGAACTGGTCTTACAGGACTTACAATTTGTGCCACAAGTACATCTTACCAATACATATTTACTGATTGCCATGAAAAAGTACTTGAAACACTTGAATGCAATCTTATTCTGAACAATTTTGTGAAGAGTTGTCGGCCAACAGGGATGAGTGAAATTACCGGTAGGATAAAAAGTACTCTCTCTGGACAGGAGGATTGTTTGAGCAAATGCTCACCAAGTGATGGAAATTGTGAAAATACACGTAAAGATCAAAGACATTTACATGGCATGCGTGAAGAAAGACATTATTTGGAACCATATGGCTGTAGTTGGAGTTGTTTGGCTTGTAGAGCTCTCGATACAGAGGATACGACCACGACTGGTGGAGGTCGCATTGCCTATTACAGAAGGAAATCTTTACTAAATTTTCAACACTTAAATGAGGAATGTGGACGCCATTCAGGAAATGTACAAGTCTCTGTTCGCCACTTAGACTGGATTAATTGGAAAATGGATCATTTTGCAAAGCTTCCTCTTGGGATCATACTTGCTGCTG ATGTAATATATGATGTTGAATTAATTCCTTATCTTGTGAGAACAATACATGTGCTACTTAG TACCTCTGGTGATGGTGTTGGCAGACCTGTGGCATACATAGCCTCAACAATAAGGAATTTGACGACATATGAATTTTTCATCAACCAGCTTA ATTTGGGGCAACTGGAAAATCCTGTCATGGACCTACTATTTTGA
- the LOC137971120 gene encoding RNA-binding protein with serine-rich domain 1-like, with translation MGRKSRSRSRSPSARKDKEKKRTSSTRGRSPVKSSKGKAKTRTDEGKSSVKNGADKGSKRRGRNRSSSSSSSSSGSSSSSRSSSSGSSSSRSSSSGSSSSGSSRSSSGSSSTSSGGEKTKTPKAKNDQKEQKETKKAKEVVKEAKESEVKAPPPPPKVKSPKLSTPPKSPKKSPVPAKSHTPPPRARPTRRSVSKSVSRSPSPVKRGPRGRSSSSSSSSRSPRRRKRSPTPKPSKLYIGHLTRNVTKDHVFEIFSVYGHVKTVDLPMDRFNFLPRGFAYVEYNDAEAAETALKHMDGGQIDGQEITAQLILPMRPRDVRPVRRPSPPPPRRRPPPPSWRRSPPARFRASFRAGGRRSRSPSPRRRSRSKSRSRSRSPPRRRRYSRSSSSSSR, from the exons AT GGGTCGCAAAAGTCGGTCGCGATCAAGATCGCCTTCGGCGCGAAAGGACAAAGAGAAGAAACGAACTTCAAGCACCCGTGGCCGTAGTCCCGTGAAGTCAAGTAAAGGGAAAGCTAAAACGAGAACAGATGAAGGGAAATCTAGTGTAAAGAATGGTGCAGACAAGGGAAGCAAAAGACGCGGTCGCAATCGTTCTTCTAGCAG CTCATCATCAAGCTCTGGAAGTTCCAGCAGCAGCCGTAGCTCCAGTTCTGGATCAAGCAGTAGTAGAAGCAGCAGTTCTGGGTCCAGCAGCAGTGGTTCTAGTCGGAGCAGTAGTGGATCAAGTAGCACCAGTAGCG GTGGTGAGAAAACCAAGACACCCAAAGCTAAAAACGATCAGAAGGAACAGAAAGAAACCAAAAAAGCCAAAGAAGTCGTCAAGGAAGCTAAAGAAAGTGAAGTTAAGGCCCCACCTCCTCCCCCTAAAGTGAAATCGCCTAAACTCTCTACTCCCCCTAAGTCTCCCAAAAAATCGCCTGTTCCTGCAAAATCACATACTCCGCCGCCGCGCGCGAGACCAACACGACGATCAGTATCCAAATCCGTGTCCAGGTCTCCAAGCCCCGTGAAGCGTGGACCTCGCGGGCGTTCTTCATCTTCGTCCAGTTCCTCCCGCTCGCCAAGGAGGCGCAAAAGAAGTCCCACACCTAAACCCTCAAAGCTCTACATTGGGCATCTCACGCGCAATGTCACCAAGGATCACGTGTTTGAGATTTTTAGTGTATACGGTCACGTGAAAACTGTAGACTTGCCGATGGAccgttttaattttcttcccagaGGATTTGCATATGTTGAATACAACGATGCTGAAGCTGCGGAAACTGCTCTAAAACATATGGATGGAGGGCAGATTGACGGGCAAGAAATCACCGCTCAATTGATTCTTCCAATGAGACCCCGCGATGTAAGACCAGTTCGACGACCCAGTCCTCCCCCACCGCGCCGCCGTCCCCCGCCTCCATCATGGAGACGGTCACCGCCCGCTCGTTTTCGGGCCTCGTTCAGAGCGGGTGGTAGACGGTCTCGCTCGCCGTCTCCGAGGCGTCGGTCGCGTTCCAAGTCACGAAGTAGAAGTCGATCCCCTCCGAGGCGCCGAAGATACAGTCGCTCAAGCTCAAGTTCATCTCGATAA
- the LOC137971115 gene encoding testis-expressed protein 2-like, which translates to MSAKKPPPRPPLPRLSTTKKGQPTGAPERSFKNVLSSISIRYSNNTRDDSDSEEEISIVRKEKTEDPYEINTQKGKSEENSEENVYNGKVLQEICETAVESTDVSRSEEDRHEEQGESTSETSLKLPHKSLSVPGSGEAPDKIFLTKQRSWPSHSRTEETAESGGIMKFLRGRDRERDKENETNCVPLLDNDVKEEESDAGSLPSKNHVGDSSDRNLKVDGKRSRSPSPFRRLNRDRQVEGSTSSDQEKSKSTSGISLSSLLASVGKDEDHSENNDRISDVDEIESSPDIHSDDPSPSELLSSLNFYPDHFDKKCPDSKMRPPRFAVDKTPQFANFFLCCLLVYIYFLTTWPPFVSGVVFGALSAFFSGCAFLWLFCPEDTAAEQYEKELYEYEHRLARTPKLDYKSLDSGLLLKRHKLEGWMFKSLDYVPDKFDFSRETVPVFASLKGTELTLSHPKSDGTGKKFDPRSVEDQKNITLLFSRHERYELAGSVVSLLPPTMTMKRVWSRKCPICISLEKPSSVSEDLLYNGDGTADEDGFEVVHTMKHQESFDDVGTLYLFARTGREKEEWFNHLCKLLRNTPESSHSNESLSLYPGYMAKLVPEPDSKSSSQSNDIAWVNAMFGRAFWDVWHDKYWTNKVKERFENKLAKMRKPSFIRDITISDLDLGQSLPVITKAHPPVVDKRGTWVDLDVTYSGGLIFTLKGHLNVEGYLSYFLSLGNSEHGELDMAELSRKYEIIDKESLVEEEENECESESPPDSDSDFESPESDLEEFISKADPLGVFCFDDKPVLRQQSESSDSLTQSSFDGDGEVQENKEPRQSGILGDSEEGEDFTKKSSKLNKQKLSASKQSLNEEITEKSFLTPGTTEKKPESVPPSPLKKQLDLSAKHGPKRKIFSVIERLAKSKWVKKAAETGIVKRAAERFSNLPIILSVEVQCVEGTVALNIPPPPTNRLWYGFRGTPLLVVSARPKLGDRQVKLTHATEWIEKKLKQEFRNMFVLPNMEDLPIKIMNSGLEEDFPEW; encoded by the exons ATGAGTGCAAAGAAACCGCCACCTCGACCACCCTTGCCACGTCTTTCGACCACGAAAAAGGGACAGCCAACCGGAGCGCCTGAGAGATCATTTAAAAATGTACTTTCCTCAATCTCCATTCGTTACAGCAACAACACCAGAGACGACTCCGATTCCGAAGAAGAAATATCTATTGTTCGTAAAGAGAAAACGGAGGATCCATATGAAATTAACACTCAAAAAGGAAAGTCGGAAGAAAACAGCGAGGAAAACGTGTACAATGGCAAAGTACTGCAGGAAATTTGTGAAACAGCTGTGGAAAGCACCGATGTTTCACGCTCTGAGGAAGACAGGCACGAAGAACAGGGTGAAAGCACCTCTGAAACATCGTTGAAACTTCCACATAAAAGCCTTTCCGTTCCGGGGTCTGGAGAAGCTCCAGATAAaatttttttgacaaaacagAGGTCTTGGCCCAGTCATTCACGAACGGAGGAGACCGCCGAATCTGGTGGTATAATGAAGTTCTTGCGCGGTCGTGATCGCGAACGTGACAAAGAGAACGAAACGAATTGTGTTCCGCTTCTAGACAATGACGTGAAAGAAGAAGAATCTGACGCTGGTTCGCTTCCTTCCAAGAATCACGTCGGTGATTCCTCGGATAGAAATCTTAAAGTGGATGGAAAAAGGTCTAGATCACCCTCTCCGTTCCGTCGTTTGAATCGAGACCGTCAAGTTGAAGGCTCGACCTCTAGTGATCAAGAAAAATCAAAGAGTACGTCTGGCATTTCTTTGTCCTCTCTTTTGGCTAGCGTTGGAAAAGATGAAGATCACAGTGAAAATAATGACAGAATTTCAGATGTGGACGAAATTGAAAGCAGCCCAGACATTCATTCAGACGATCCCTCACCGTCAGAATTACTGAGCTCGCTCAATTTTTACCCTGATCATTTTGATAAAAAATGTCCGGATTCAAAAATGCGTCCACCACGCTTCGCGGTCGACAAGACTCCGCAATTTGCAAATTTCTTTCTCTGCTGTTTGTTAGTGTATATCTACTTCCTAACAACGTGGCCCCCGTTCGTATCAGGTGTAGTTTTTGGTGCCCTTTCGGCGTTCTTCAGTGGCTGCGCATTTCTTTGGCTGTTCTGTCCAGAAGATACTGCAGCTGAGCAATATGAAAAGGAACTGTACGAATATGAGCACAGATTGGCCAGAACCCCAAAGCTTGATTACAAGTCACTCGACTCGGGATTACTTCTTAAACGGCACAAACTTGAG GGATGGATGTTCAAGTCATTAGATTATGTTCCTGACAAGTTTGACTTCAGTCGTGAGACTGTCCCTGTCTTTGCCTCTTTGAAAGGAACAGAACTAACTCTGTCGCATCCAAAGAGTGATGGTACAGGGAAAAAATTTGATCCACGGTCAGTTGAGGATCAAAAAAACATAACGCTATTGTTCTCCAGACATGAACGGTATGAACTTGCTGGTAGTGTTGTTTCACTCTTACCACCAACAATGACAATGAAGAGAGTGTGGAGTCGGAAATGTCCAATTTGTATCTCCTTGGAAAAACCTAGCTCTGTTTCAGAAGACTTATTGTACAATGGCGATGGCACTGCTGATGAAGATGGGTTTGAAGTCGTGCACACCATGAAACATCAGGAGTCATTTGACGATGTGGGAACCCTTTACTTGTTTGCAAGGACTGGCAGAGAGAAAGAAGAATGGTTtaaccatctttgtaaacttCTACGTAACACACCTGAGTCATCTCACAGCAACGAGAGCCTGAGTTTGTAccctggctacatggccaaacTAGTCCCGGAGCCTGACAGCAAGTCTTCTTCTCAATCAAATGATATAGCATGGGTGAATGCCATGTTTGGACGGGCTTTCTGGGATGTATGGCATGACAAATATTGGACAAATAAAGTGAAGGAACGTTTTGAAAACAAACTAGCAAAAATGAGAAAGCCTTCCTTTATTCGTGACATTACCATTTCAGATCTAGATCTAGGACAGAGTTTACCTGTTATCACAAAGGCTCATCCACCGGTTGTCGACAAGCGAGGAACTTGGGTTGATTTGGATGTTACTTACAGTGGCGGTTTAATCTTCACTTTAAAAGGCCATTTGAATGTTGAAGGGTATTTGAGTTACTTTTTAAGTCTTGGTAACAGCGAGCATGGAGAACTGGATATGGCAGAGTTATCAAGAAAGTATGAGATAATTGACAAAGAGAGTTTGGTAGAAGAGGAAGAAAATGAATGTGAGTCTGAAAGTCCTCCAGACAGTGACTCTGATTTTGAATCACCTGAATCTGACTTAGAGGAATTCATTAGCAAGGCTGATCCTCTTGGTGTTTTCTGCTTTGACGACAAACCCGTATTGAGACAGCAAAGTGAGAGCTCAGATTCACTTACGCAAAGCAGTTTTGATGGAGATGGAGAAGTACAAGAAAACAAGGAACCTCGGCAGTCTGGCATTTTGGGTGACTCAGAGGAAGGCGAAGATTTTACAAAGAAAAGCTCAAAGTTGAATAAACAGAAGCTATCTGCTTCAAAGCAAAgcttaaatgaagaaataacaGAAAAGAGCTTTCTGACTCCAGGAACTACTGAAAAGAAGCCTGAAAGTGTTCCTCCAAGTCCACTGaaaaaacaattagacctgtCGGCAAAACATGGTCCAAAGCGCAAAATCTTCAGTGTCATAGAACGTCTGGCTAAGTCAAAATGGGTGAAGAAAGCAGCTGAGACTGGCATCGTGAAAAGAGCAGCTGAAAGGTTTTCAAACTTACCAATCATTCTGTCAGTAGAGGTGCAGTGTGTTGAAGGAACAGTGGCATTAAACATTCCCCCACCTCCTACAAACAGGCTTTG GTATGGTTTTCGGGGAACTCCTTTGTTAGTTGTCTCTGCAAGACCCAAACTTGGTGACCGACAAGTTAAGCTTACTCATGCTACAGAGTGGATTGAAAAGAAACTTAAACAGGAGTTTAGG AACATGTTTGTTCTTCCAAATATGGAAGATTTACCAATCAAAATAATGAACTCAGGTCTTGAAGAAGATTTCCCAGAGTGGTGA
- the LOC137971117 gene encoding protein-lysine N-methyltransferase EEF2KMT-like isoform X1 — protein MADRPNPESFQEIQRQYLQMNQLKRFIWKEIEQTSLDPETQREILNRTYFFTSNSKFPPSVSYQRLFLKQFLKLCEDKGSEICDEMYEAYGAVFSKVEQLDDKCYKMYTLPCGALITLEETQQYISEGTTGLHTWMAGEYLAEWALESRSIFQERNIIELGSGTGLTGLTICATSTSYQYIFTDCHEKVLETLECNLILNNFVKSCRPTGMSEITGRIKSTLSGQEDCLSKCSPSDGNCENTRKDQRHLHGMREERHYLEPYGCSWSCLACRALDTEDTTTTGGGRIAYYRRKSLLNFQHLNEECGRHSGNVQVSVRHLDWINWKMDHFAKLPLGIILAADVIYDVELIPYLVRTIHVLLSTSGDGVGRPVAYIASTIRNLTTYEFFINQLREHNINWCEVTKPRNRVFYYDHSCEIKIIRLYI, from the exons ATGGCGGACAGACCGAATCCAGAAAGTTTTCAAGAAATTCAAAGACAGTACTTACAAATGAATCAGTTGAAGAGGTTCATATGGAAA GAAATAGAGCAGACAAGTCTTGATCCTGAGACGCAAAGAGAAATACTAAACAGG ACCTACTTCTTCACATCAAATTCCAAGTTCCCTCCTTCAGTGTCATACCAAAGATTATTTTTGAAGCAGTTCCTTAAGCTTTGTGAAGACAAGGGCAGTGAAATATGTGATGAAATGTATGAAGCTTATGGGGCAGTGTTTAGCAAAGTAGAACAACTGGATGACAAGTGCTATAAAATGTACACATTG CCTTGTGGTGCATTGATAACCCTTGAAGAAACACAACAGTACATCTCCGAAGGAACAACTGGTCTTCACACCTGGATG GCAGGAGAGTATCTTGCAGAATGGGCTCTGGAAAGCCGATCAATATTTCAAGAAAG aaaCATAATTGAGTTAGGAAGTGGAACTGGTCTTACAGGACTTACAATTTGTGCCACAAGTACATCTTACCAATACATATTTACTGATTGCCATGAAAAAGTACTTGAAACACTTGAATGCAATCTTATTCTGAACAATTTTGTGAAGAGTTGTCGGCCAACAGGGATGAGTGAAATTACCGGTAGGATAAAAAGTACTCTCTCTGGACAGGAGGATTGTTTGAGCAAATGCTCACCAAGTGATGGAAATTGTGAAAATACACGTAAAGATCAAAGACATTTACATGGCATGCGTGAAGAAAGACATTATTTGGAACCATATGGCTGTAGTTGGAGTTGTTTGGCTTGTAGAGCTCTCGATACAGAGGATACGACCACGACTGGTGGAGGTCGCATTGCCTATTACAGAAGGAAATCTTTACTAAATTTTCAACACTTAAATGAGGAATGTGGACGCCATTCAGGAAATGTACAAGTCTCTGTTCGCCACTTAGACTGGATTAATTGGAAAATGGATCATTTTGCAAAGCTTCCTCTTGGGATCATACTTGCTGCTG ATGTAATATATGATGTTGAATTAATTCCTTATCTTGTGAGAACAATACATGTGCTACTTAG TACCTCTGGTGATGGTGTTGGCAGACCTGTGGCATACATAGCCTCAACAATAAGGAATTTGACGACATATGAATTTTTCATCAACCAGCTTA GGGAACATAACATCAACTGGTGTGAGGTGACCAAGCCGAGAAACAGAGTGTTCTATTATGATCACAGCTGCGAGATTAAAATCATTAGGCTCTACATTTAA